One Anolis carolinensis isolate JA03-04 chromosome 4, rAnoCar3.1.pri, whole genome shotgun sequence DNA window includes the following coding sequences:
- the LOC100565146 gene encoding zinc finger protein 135, which produces MEKKTYTCTECGKDFSQQKLLHLHERTHTGEKPYTCQECGKSFVQSGHLRKHQRTHTGEKPYKCQECGKSFTQREGLQSHQRTHTGEKPYECPECGKRFTQSGNLQKHQRIHTGERPYICLECGDSFAGIGDLRTHKRTHTGEKPYKCQECGKNFAHSGSLHSHQRTHTGEKPYECPECGKKFTQRGSLQKHLRIHTGEKPYECRECGKLFTQNVTLQTHQKIHTGEKPYKCVECGDSFAVIGALRKHKRTHAVKKPYKCQENGKNVAHSGKLLSHQRNDTGEKLYTCLECGKSFAGIGALHKHKRIHAGKKPYKCLECGKNFAHSGSLHSHQRTHIGEKSYECPEYGNSFTQSGTLQTHQSIHTEEKPYTCLECGNSFDVIGDLRKHKRTHTGEKPYKCQECGKNFAHSRKLNSHQRIHTEEKPFKCQECGKSFTHSESLHKHYRTHTGEKPFKCLDCGKSFAVHGSIWIAVRPSTKSPMTFWETN; this is translated from the coding sequence ATGGAGAAAAAAACATATACATGTACTGAATGTGGAAAGGACTTTAGCCAGCAGAAACTTCTGCACTTACatgaaagaactcacactggtgagaaaccctacACATGTcaggaatgtgggaagagcttcgtgcagagtggacatctacgtaaacatcaaagaactcacactggggagaagccctataaatgtcaggaatgtggaaagagcttcactcagagggaAGGTCTACAGTCACATcagagaactcacactggggagaaaccctatgaatgtccagagtgtggaaagagattcactcAGAGTGGAAATTTACagaaacatcaaaggattcacacaggggagaGACCTTATATATGTCTGGAATGTGGAGACAGCTTCGCTGGAATTGGAGATCTACGTACGCATAAAagaactcatactggggagaaaccctataaatgccaggagtgtggaaagaatTTTGCGCATAGTGGATCTCtccattcacatcaaagaactcacactggagagaaaccctatgaatgtccGGAGTGTGGAAAGAAATTCACTCAGAGGGGAAGTTTACAGAAACATCTacggattcacactggggagaaaccctatgaatgtcgGGAGTGTGGAAAACTATTCACTCAGAACGTAACTTTACAGACACATCAaaagattcacactggggagaaaccctataaatgtgtggaatgtggagaCAGCTTTGCTGTCATTGGAGCTCTACGTAAACATAAAAGAACTCACGCTGtgaagaaaccctataaatgccaggagAATGGAAAGAATGTTGCACATAGTGGAAAGCTGCTTTCACATCAAAGAAATGACACTGGGGAGAAACtctatacatgcctggaatgtggaaagagttttgcTGGCATTGGAGCTCTACATAAGCATAAAAGAATTCACGCTGggaagaaaccctataaatgtctggagtgtgggaaGAATTTTGCGCATAGTGGatctctacattcacatcaaagaactcacattgGGGAGAAATCTTATGAATGTCCAGAGTATGGAAATAGCTTCACCCAGAGTGGAACTTTACAGACACATCAAAGTATTCACACtgaggagaaaccctatacatgtctggAATGCGGAAACAGCTTCGATGTCATTGGAGATCTACGTAAGCATAAAAGAACTCACAccggggaaaaaccctataaatgccaggagtgtggaaagaatTTTGCGCATAGTAGAAAACTAAATTCACATCAAAGAATTCACACtgaggagaaaccctttaaatgccaagagtgtggaaagagcttcactcacagTGAAAGTCTACATAAGCATTATagaacccacactggggagaaaccctttaaatgcctggattgtggaaagagctttgctgtcCATGGAAGTATCTGGATtgcagtaaggccttcgacaaagtcccccatgaccttctgggaaacaaattag